The Kluyveromyces marxianus DMKU3-1042 DNA, complete genome, chromosome 6 genome window below encodes:
- a CDS encoding uncharacterized protein (intron including) encodes MIIRWESGIEKETSNSMKPPIENGASIVNPRVKNNSSSDNKSKSKNKYNNNDNKSSSSNSDELPLADHRSNGFVNNPGLLHENEFYPMDPTNCWTHDPESASQLAYCSIVLHEENDPLLYKVVKHGMRHIQTLYHYDTWQKSTDFGSDDASAVVLSELNNDEFFDMGDLTIIACGEVKEATETGSMAKRDIENVEAYVCKLNLQYNEEHFIRLLQVEDILFSGLQWDFFTSEMRIGSYTSLQVVERLKRTNVAPWSQREFQLPWLDKEIMAEERVVAMRPVPKAKQLPLQLLLKTSLAKSKQITKSRPITKPITKPSPMTKPNPMPKPMKMPMPNPMAKATPMAITIPIEKPMETRMELPWMQPALAPPLPPPLQVPMQVPMPLPLPLPLPRLTEHHESVDETLRFLDSMIELESQLNNSLNPILMGKGSNDIYISDSELSKIFDLHVSNKSSLSMGDSRSSTRGSQSLGTPQLHQDNFYLYNNTNS; translated from the coding sequence ATGATAATTCGGTGGGAAAGTGGCATTGAGAAGGAAACGTCGAATAGTATGAAGCCTCCCATTGAAAATGGAGCCAGTATAGTCAACCCCAGAGTTAAGAATAATAGCAGTAGTGATAATAAAAGTAAGAGTaagaataaatataataataacgatAACAAGAGTAGCAGTAGTAACAGTGATGAGCTTCCCTTGGCAGACCATCGGTCGAACGGGTTCGTGAACAATCCGGGCTTGCTCCATGAAAACGAGTTTTATCCCATGGACCCTACGAACTGTTGGACGCACGATCCGGAGTCTGCTTCTCAACTAGCATATTGCTCTATTGTGCTTCACGAAGAGAACGACCCGTTATTGTACAAGGTTGTCAAGCATGGGATGCGGCACATTCAGACGTTGTACCACTACGATACGTGGCAAAAGTCTACTGATTTTGGCAGTGATGATGCCAGTGCGGTGGTGTTGAGCGAGCTCAACAACGACGAGTTTTTCGACATGGGTGACTTAACGATAATTGCTTGTGGCGAAGTGAAGGAGGCGACAGAGACAGGCTCCATGGCAAAGCGGGATATCGAGAACGTGGAGGCTTACGTGTGCAAGTTAAACTTGCAATACAACGAGGAACATTTCATCAGGCTTTTGCAAGTGGAGGATATTTTGTTCAGCGGGTTACAGTGGGATTTCTTTACGTCAGAGATGCGTATCGGCTCGTACACGAGCTTGCAAGTGGTAGAGAGACTCAAACGAACGAATGTTGCACCCTGGTCGCAACGGGAGTTCCAGCTCCCCTGGTTAGATAAGGAGATCATGGCAGAGGAAAGGGTTGTGGCCATGCGTCCGGTGCCAAAAGCAAAGCAGCTGCCACTGCAGCTGCTGCTAAAAACGTCATTAGCAAAGTCGAAGCAAATTACAAAGTCGAGGCCAATTACAAAGCCAATTACAAAGCCAAGTCCTATGACAAAGCCAAACCCAATGCCAAAGCCAATGAAAATGCCAATGCCAAACCCCATGGCAAAGGCAACCCCCATGGCAATTACAATCCCCATTGAGAAACCAATGGAAACACGCATGGAGCTACCCTGGATGCAGCCGGCCCTAGCCCCACCTCTGCCCCCGCCGCTGCAGGTGCCAATGCAGGTGCCAATGCCTCTGCCTCTGCCGCTGCCGCTGCCCAGACTTACGGAGCATCACGAAAGCGTCGACGAGACGCTTAGGTTCTTGGACTCGATGATCGAACTCGAAAGCCAGCTGAACAACTCATTGAACCCCATCCTCATGGGCAAGGGCAGCAACGATATCTACATATCGGACTCAGAATTGTCGAAAATATTCGACCTTCATGTTTCCAACAAATCGTCGCTCTCGATGGGGGACTCTCGTTCGAGTACAAGAGGCTCGCAGTCGCTAGGCACTCCACAATTGCACCAAGATAATTTTTACCTATATAACAATACAAATAGCTAG
- the FUN12 gene encoding translation initiation factor eIF5B, which produces MAKKSKKNQQNYWDEEYEQDAPQETTPAPEESPAVEGSVEPSEASASVEPEVADASAIEEDFMSTLKKSKKKLTKKEEEDAKKPILKSKKEKEKEKKELEKQKKKEQAAKKKAQQQAQKEANKKLHAEQSTKLKAEKEATKAPSSGSQPKAAPKKKVPAGLAALKRQLELQKQLEEEERLAREEEERLEKEEEERLAREEQEKEEARRLKREKEQAKREKLKAEGKLLTKKQKEEKKLLEKRRAALLAAGNIKVAGLEKASGEQQKPKKVVYGKRVRKSKEQIEAEKAAEEEKKRAEEAKKSGAAEEDEDEEALVDDWENLALDEDEGEEETEANAENGDNEESDGTSTAQPSTSATPAPESSSEVVKNYAPETKTFKKSAAAAAATKKDLRSPICCILGHVDTGKTKLLDKIRQTNVQGGEAGGITQQIGATYFPIEAIEQKTAVMAKYEEQTFDVPGLLVIDTPGHESFTNLRSRGSSLCNIAILVIDIMHGLEQQTLESIRLLRDRKAPFIVALNKIDRLYDWKTTPNNSFRDSFEKQDRAVKQEFQTRLDNIKVALAEQGLNSELYFQNKNLAKYVSIVPTSAVTGEGVPDLLWLLLELTQKRMSKQLKYLSHVEATILEVKVVEGFGTTIDVILSNGYLREGDRIVLCGLNGPIVTNIRALLTPQPLRELRLKSEYQHHKEVKAALGVKIAANDLEKAVSGSRLLVVGPDDDEEDLMDDVMEDLTGLLDSVDTSGKGVVVQASTLGSLEALLDFLKDMRIPVMSVGLGPVYKRDVMKACTMLEKAPELAVMLCFDVKVDKEAEQYASEQNIKIFNADIIYHLFDAFTAYQKDLLEKRRAEFMGDAIFPCVLNTLQIINKRGPMIIGVDVIEGSLRIGTPICAVKYDPTTKERTPLLLGKVVSLEINHQAVTEVKKGQTNAGVAMRLEDPSGQQPIWGRHVDEKDTLYSYITRRSIDTLKDPAFRDQVPKSDWMLLRKLKPVFNIE; this is translated from the coding sequence ATGGCGAAGAAATCTAAGAAGAATCAACAAAACTACTGGGACGAAGAGTATGAGCAAGATGCTCCTCAAGAGACCACCCCAGCTCCAGAAGAAAGCCCTGCAGTTGAAGGTTCCGTTGAGCCTAGTGAGGCATCTGCTTCAGTTGAACCAGAGGTTGCAGATGCATCCGCTATCGAGGAAGATTTCATGtctactttgaagaaatcgaagaagaagctaaccaagaaggaagaagaggatgcCAAGAAGCCTATCTTGAAGTccaagaaggagaaggagaaggagaagaaggagttagagaagcaaaagaagaaggagcAAGCtgcgaagaagaaggcgCAACAGCAGGCTCAAAAGGAAGCTAACAAGAAGCTGCATGCGGAACAAAGTACCAAGCTGAAGGCTGAGAAGGAGGCCACCAAGGCTCCATCTTCTGGATCGCAACCAAAGGCAgcaccaaagaagaaggttccAGCTGGTCTTGCAGCATTGAAGCGTCAATTGGAATTGCAAAAGCAActtgaagaggaagaaagattggctagagaagaagaagaaagactagagaaggaagaggaagaaagacTGGCCagagaagaacaagagaaggAAGAGGCTAGAAGACTAAAGCGTGAAAAGGAACAAGCCAAGCGTGAAAAGTTGAAGGCTGAAGGTAAGTTGTTGACcaagaagcaaaaggaggaaaagaaacttcttgaaaagagacGTGCTGCTCTATTGGCCGCCGGTAACATCAAGGTTGCTGGTTTGGAGAAGGCATCTGGTGAACAACAAAAGCCAAAGAAGGTTGTTTACGGTAAGAGAGTCAGAAAGTCCAAGGAACAAATCGAAGCTGAAAAGGCTGccgaagaagagaagaagagagccGAAGAAGCTAAGAAGTCTGGtgctgctgaagaagacgaagatgaagaagctttggTCGATGACTGGGAAAACCTAGctcttgatgaagatgaaggcgaagaagaaaccgAAGCTAATGCTGAAAATGGCGACAACGAAGAATCTGACGGTACTTCTACTGCTCAACCTTCTACCTCAGCTACTCCTGCTCCAGAATCTTCTTCCGAAGTTGTGAAAAACTATGCCCCAGAAACCAAGACTTTCAAGAAGTctgccgctgctgctgctgccactAAGAAGGATTTGCGTTCTCCTATCTGTTGTATCTTGGGTCATGTCGATACTGGTAAGACAAAGTTGTTGGATAAGATTAGACAAACCAATGTCCAAGGTGGTGAAGCCGGTGGTATTACTCAACAAATTGGTGCCACATACTTCCCTATCGAAGCTATTGAACAGAAGACCGCTGTCATGGCCAAGTACGAAGAACAAACCTTCGATGTCCCAGGTTTGTTGGTTATCGATACCCCAGGTCACGAATCTTTCACTAACTTGCGTTCTAGAGGTTCTTCTCTATGTAACATTGCAATCTTGGTTATCGATATCATGCATGGTCTAGAACAACAAACCCTTGAATCTATTAGATTGTTGAGAGACAGAAAGGCTCCTTTCATTGTTGCATTAAACAAGATCGATAGATTGTACGACTGGAAGACTACTCCAAACAACTCTTTCAGAGACTCCTTTGAAAAGCAAGACAGAGCTGTCAAACAAGAGTTCCAAACCAGACTAGACAATATTAAGGTTGCCCTAGCCGAACAAGGTTTGAACTCCGAACTATACTTCCAAAACAAGAACTTGGCTAAGTATGTTTCTATCGTTCCAACCTCTGCTGTCACCGGTGAGGGTGTTCCAGATTTGTTATGGTTATTGCTTGAATTGACTCAAAAGAGAATGTCTAAGCAATTGAAGTACTTGTCTCATGTCGAAGCTACCATTTTGGAAGTTAAGGTCGTCGAAGGTTTCGGTACAACCATCGATGTTATCTTATCTAACGGTTACTTGAGAGAAGGTGATAGAATTGTGTTATGTGGTTTGAACGGTCCTATCGTAACGAATATCAGAGCATTGTTGACACCTCAACCGTTACGTGAATTGCGTTTGAAATCTGAATATCAACATCATAAGGAAGTTAAGGCTGCTTTAGGTGTTAAGATTGCTGCTAATGATTTGGAAAAGGCCGTTTCTGGTTCGAGATTATTAGTTGTTGGTCCAGATgacgatgaggaagatTTAATGGATGATGTTATGGAAGATTTGACTGGTCTTCTAGATTCTGTCGACACATCTGGTAAGGGTGTTGTTGTCCAAGCATCTACTCTAGGTTCTTTGGAAGCCTTGTTGGACTTCTTGAAGGATATGAGAATTCCAGTCATGTCTGTTGGTCTAGGTCCAGTATATAAGCGTGATGTCATGAAGGCATGTACAATGTTGGAAAAGGCACCTGAGTTAGCTGTTATGCTATGTTTCGATGTCAAGGTTGACAAAGAAGCTGAACAGTACGCTTCCGAACAAAACATCAAGATTTTCAACGCTGATATTATCTATCACTTGTTCGATGCCTTCACAGCTTATCAAAAGGATTTGCTTGAAAAGCGTCGTGCTGAATTCATGGGTGATGCTATCTTCCCATGTGTTCTAAATACCTTGCAAATCATTAACAAGCGTGGTCCAATGATCATTGGTGTGGACGTTATCGAAGGTTCTTTGCGTATCGGTACTCCAATCTGTGCTGTAAAATACGATCCAACAACCAAGGAAAGAACTCCTTTGTTACTTGGTAAGGTTGTGTCTTTGGAAATTAACCACCAAGCTGTCACAGAAGTCAAGAAGGGACAAACCAATGCAGGTGTTGCTATGCGTCTAGAAGACCCATCCGGTCAACAACCAATTTGGGGTCGTCATGTTGATGAAAAGGATACTCTATATTCATACATCACCAGAAGATCCATTGATACATTAAAGGATCCAGCTTTCAGAGATCAAGTTCCAAAATCCGACTGGATGTTGCTACGTAAATTGAAACCAGTCTTCAATATCGAATAG
- the RBG1 gene encoding GTP-binding protein RBG1, which translates to MSTTVEKIKAIEEEMARTQKNKATSFHLGQLKAKLAKLRREILQAASSGSGGGAGVGFDVARTGVASVGFVGFPSVGKSTLLSKLTGTESEAAEYEFTTLVTVPGVIRYKGAKIQMLDLPGIIDGAKDGRGRGKQVIAVARTCNLLFIVLDVNKPLHHKQIIEKELEGVGIRLNKQPPDILIKKKEKGGISITNTVPLTHLGHDEIRAVMSEYRINSAEIAFRCDATVDDLIDVLEASSRRYMPAIYVLNKIDSLSLEELELLYRIPNAVPISSGKEWNLDELLEVMWDRLNLVRVYTKPKGTMPDFTDPVVLRSDRCTVRDFCNQIHKSLVDDFRNALVYGSSVKHQPQYVGLSHTLEDEDVVTILKK; encoded by the coding sequence ATGTCTACAACggttgaaaagatcaaagcCATCGAAGAAGAGATGGCTCGTACccaaaagaacaaggcCACTTCGTTCCATTTGGGTCAGTTGAAAGCCAAGCTTGCGAAGCTTAGAAGAGAGATTTTGCAGGCGGCCTCCAGTGgtagtggtggtggtgcagGTGTTGGTTTTGATGTTGCTAGAACAGGTGTAGCGTCGGTTGGGTTCGTTGGTTTCCCATCTGTTGGTAAGAGTACGCTTTTGTCGAAGCTAACGGGTACTGAGTCTGAGGCAGCAGAATACGAGTTTACGACATTGGTTACGGTTCCTGGTGTTATCAGATATAAGGGTGCGAAGATCCAGATGTTGGATTTGCCTGGTATCATTGATGGTGCCAAGGATGGTCGTGGTCGTGGTAAGCAAGTTATTGCTGTTGCGAGAACATGTAATCTTTTGTTCATTGTGCTTGACGTGAATAAGCCATTGCACCACAAACAAATTATTGAGAAGGAATTGGAGGGTGTTGGTATCCGTTTGAACAAGCAACCTCCAGACATTctaataaagaagaaagagaagggTGGTATCTCCATTACGAATACAGTTCCATTGACACATTTGGGCCATGACGAAATCAGGGCTGTGATGAGTGAATATAGAATTAACAGTGCTGAGATTGCTTTCAGATGCGATGCCACTGTTGATGACTTGATCGATGTGCTAGAAGCTTCGTCAAGAAGATACATGCCAGCCATCTACGTGCTTAATAAGATCGATTCTTTGTCGTTGGAGGAGCTAGAGTTATTATACAGAATTCCAAACGCGGTGCCTATCTCTTCTGGTAAGGAGTGGAACTTGGACGAACTACTAGAAGTGATGTGGGATAGACTAAACTTGGTGCGTGTGTACACCAAGCCAAAGGGTACCATGCCGGATTTCACCGACCCTGTGGTGCTAAGGTCGGACAGATGTACCGTTAGGGATTTCTGTAACCAAATTCACAAGTCTTTGGTGGATGACTTCAGAAATGCATTGGTTTACGGTAGCAGTGTGAAGCATCAACCTCAATATGTGGGTCTAAGCCATACCCTAGAGGACGAAGATGTGGTTACTATTCTAAAGAAATGA
- the RPA190 gene encoding DNA-directed RNA polymerase I core subunit RPA190: protein MDISKPVGAEITSIDFSVLASDEIRNLSAKQVTNPTVLDNLGHPIQGGLYDLALGAFLKNLCTTCGLDEKFCPGHQGHIELPVPCYNPLFFNQLYIYLRSSCLFCHHFRLKSSEVHLYACKLRLLQYGLIDERYQIDNIRLNQMVDVDEAEEGEEESYSDNKTKNSSGTQHLLKELRIKRNEFVEMSIAKALSDGRTTEHGTFTATVNDERKALIHDFHKRLLSRPKCDNCSMFSPKFRKDGFTKIFETALTEKQLTNNRVKGLVRADMIKKKMQMKKLQTNGDSSSKGDNDEEEEEEFGTARSSINLKPKTGSTYILSTEVRNILRAVFRNEQEVLQYVFYSRPNHSNKKVTADMFFMEVLIVPPTRFRLPSKLGDEVHENTQNQLLSKILTTSLLIRDLNDEMSRLQKDKVSADDRKVIFNRLMNAFVTIQNDVNAFIDSTKAQSGSGNKVPIPGVKQALEKKEGLFRKHMMGKRVNYAARSVISPDPNIETNEIGVPPVFATKLTYPEPVTSYNAAELRQAVINGPDKWPGATQIQNEDGSFVSLVGMSLEQRKALANQLLTPSTHDVAHSINKKVYRHIKNRDVVIMNRQPTLHKASMMGHKVRVLPGEKTLRLHYANTGAYNADFDGDEMNMHFPQNENARAEALNLANTDSQYLTPTSGSPVRGLIQDHISAGVWLTNKDSFFTREQYQQYVYGCIRPEDGHATRNKLVTIPPAVMKPVPLWTGKQIITTVLLNTCPADMPGINLSSKNKIKNDYWGKSSEENNVIFKDGQLLCGILDKSQYGASKFGIVHSLHEVYGPEIAAKILSVLGRLFTNYISSTAFTCGMDDLRLTDEGNKWRKDILKKSVDIGRVAAAEVTNLDKDVTSNDPELLKRLEEILRDDNKLGILDAITSSKVNAITSQVVSKCVPDGTMKKFPYNSMQAMALSGAKGSNVNVSQIMCLLGQQALEGRRVPVMVSGKTLPSFKPFETDARAGGYIKGRFYSGIRPQEYYFHCMAGREGLIDTAVKTSRSGYLQRCLTKQLEGVHISYDNSVRDGDGTLIQFLYGGDAVDITKESHMTEFKFCVDNYDALLKKYNPSALVDHLDVESALKYSKKALKNRKKNAKLPHYAQTPKYDPVLSKFNPAKYLGAVSENFQDKLESFINSNDELFKKDASVNEKKFRALMQLKYMRSLINPGEAVGIIASQSIGEPSTQMTLNTFHFAGHGAANVTLGIPRMREIIMTASAAIKTPQMTMPIRDDVSDELADTFCKNITKVMLSEVIDKVQVTETIGSQDSSSASSRSYVININFFDAAEYLEEYDVSKEELQSVISGKFIKSLEAAIVKEIKKQKKTSLPDIGTALPKSQTALAGDERVVDIEEDNDEEQSRKKSKESVSYDEPDDDELETMRQAEQTSDEEMNSDSEAESESDSESDSDEDLKKERNAKDMTKEQRDRQSALISSTRFVTKYNFDDKHGRWCEFKLELSADTEKLLMVNIVEDICKKSIIRQVPHIDRCVHPEPENGKRVLVTEGVNFQAMWDQDDFIDVNGIRSNDVAAVLKTYGVEAARNTIVNEINNVFSRYAISVSFRHLDLIADMMTRQGNYLAFNRQGMESSTSSLMKMSYETTCQFLTKAVLDNEHEELKSPSAKIVMGKLNGVGTGSFDILSKVPNVK from the coding sequence ATGGATATTTCGAAGCCAGTTGGTGCTGAGATCACCAGCATTGACTTCAGTGTCTTGGCTTCTGATGAGATTCGTAATTTGTCTGCGAAGCAGGTTACCAATCCTACAGTTTTGGACAACTTGGGCCACCCTATCCAAGGAGGTTTGTACGATTTAGCACTTGGTGCgtttttaaagaatttgTGTACAACATGTGGGTTGGACGAGAAGTTCTGTCCTGGTCACCAGGGTCATATTGAGTTGCCAGTTCCATGCTACAACCCGcttttcttcaaccaaTTGTACATATACTTGAGATCGTCATGTCTCTTTTGTCATCATTTCAGATTGAAGTCTAGCGAGGTGCACTTGTATGCATGCAAGCTAAGACTCTTGCAATACGGGCTCATTGACGAGAGATACCAGATTGACAACATCAGATTGAACCAGATGGTTGACGTTGATGAGGCCGAGGAAGGTGAGGAAGAGAGCTACAGTGATaacaagaccaagaacAGCAGTGGTACGCAAcatttgttgaaggaacTCAGAATAAAGCGCAATGAGTTTGTTGAAATGTCCATTGCGAAGGCATTATCCGACGGAAGGACCACCGAACACGGTACTTTCACCGCTACCGTCAATGACGAAAGAAAGGCTTTGATTCACGACTTCCACAAGAGACTGTTGTCTAGACCAAAGTGTGACAACTGTAGCATGTTCTCGCCAAAGTTCAGAAAGGATGGTTTCACTAAGATCTTTGAGACTGCCCTCACTGAAAAGCAGTTGACTAACAACAGAGTTAAGGGTTTGGTCCGTGCTGACatgatcaagaagaagatgcagatgaagaagctacAAACCAATGGtgactcttcttccaaggGCGACaatgacgaagaagaagaggaagaattcGGTACTGCCAGGTCTTCAATCAACTTGAAGCCAAAGACAGGGTCCACTTACATTCTCTCCACGGAAGTTAGAAATATTCTAAGAGCTGTTTTCAGaaatgaacaagaagtACTACAGTACGTCTTCTACTCAAGACCTAACCACAGCAATAAGAAGGTCACTGCCGATATGTTCTTCATGGAAGTGCTTATTGTGCCTCCAACTAGATTCCGTCTACCTTCTAAACTTGGTGATGAAGTGCATGAAAACACCCAAAATCAATTGCTATCGAAAATCTTAACTACATCCTTACTGATTAGAGATTTGAACGATGAAATGTCTCGCTTACAAAAAGATAAGGTTTCGGCCGACGATAGAAAGgtcatcttcaacagaTTGATGAACGCGTTTGTCACTATTCAAAACGATGTGAACGCATTTATCGATTCCACCAAGGCTCAAAGTGGCTCGGGTAATAAGGTACCAATTCCTGGTGTTAAGCaagctttggaaaagaaggaaggtCTTTTCAGAAAACACATGATGGGTAAGCGTGTTAACTATGCTGCTCGTTCTGTCATTTCCCCTGATCCAAATATCGAAACCAATGAAATTGGTGTCCCACCAGTTTTCGCAACGAAATTAACATACCCAGAACCAGTAACTTCGTACAATGCTGCTGAACTGCGTCAAGCGGTCATCAACGGTCCAGACAAATGGCCTGGTGCTACTCAAATCCAAAATGAGGATGGCTCCTTTGTCTCCTTGGTTGGAATGAGTTTGGAACAACGGAAAGCACTAGCTAACCAATTGTTAACGCCTTCAACCCATGATGTCGCGCACTCCATTAACAAAAAGGTTTACCGTCATATCAAAAACAGAgatgttgttattatgaACCGTCAACCAACTTTGCATAAAGCTTCTATGATGGGTCATAAGGTTAGAGTTTTACCAGGTGAAAAAACTTTGCGTTTACACTATGCCAACACTGGTGCCTATAACGCAGATTTCGATGGTGATGAAATGAATATGCATTTCCcacaaaacgaaaacgCAAGAGCTGAAGCTTTGAACTTGGCTAACACCGACTCGCAATACTTGACACCTACATCCGGTTCCCCTGTTAGAGGTCTTATCCAAGATCATATTTCTGCTGGTGTTTGGTTAACCAACAAagattccttcttcaccagAGAACAATACCAACAATATGTTTATGGTTGTATCCGTCCAGAAGATGGTCATGCtacaagaaacaagttGGTCACCATTCCACCAGCTGTCATGAAACCTGTACCACTATGGACTGGTAAGCAAATTATCACCACAGTTCTCTTGAACACATGCCCAGCTGACATGCCTGGTATTAACCTAAGTTCTAAgaacaagatcaagaaTGACTACTGGGGTAAATCCTCCGAAGAAAACAACGTTATTTTCAAGGATGGGCAACTACTATGTGGTATTTTGGATAAATCCCAATATGGTGCTTCCAAGTTCGGTATCGTTCACTCTTTACATGAAGTGTATGGTCCAGAAATCGCTGCAAAGATTCTTTCTGTTCTTGGTAGACTATTTACCAACTACATCTCCTCAACTGCTTTCACCTGTGGTATGGATGATTTGCGTTTGACTGATGAAGGTAACAAATGGAGAAAAGATATCCTAAAGAAGTCTGTTGATATCGGTAgagttgctgctgctgaagtTACCAACTTAGATAAGGATGTTACCTCTAATGATCCGGAATTATTGAAGcgtttggaagaaatcTTAAGAGATGATAACAAATTGGGTATTTTAGATGCTATTACCTCTTCAAAGGTCAATGCTATCACTTCGCAAGTTGTGTCTAAGTGTGTCCCAGATGGTACCATGAAGAAGTTCCCATACAACTCTATGCAGGCTATGGCTCTATCCGGTGCCAAGGGTTCCAATGTTAACGTTTCTCAAATTATGTGTCTATTGGGTCAACAAGCACTAGAAGGTAGAAGAGTTCCAGTTATGGTTTCAGGTAAAACACTACCATCTTTCAAACCATTTGAGACAGATGCTAGGGCTGGTGGTTATATTAAGGGTCGTTTCTACTCTGGTATTAGACCACAGGAGTACTACTTCCATTGTATGGCTGGTCGTGAAGGTTTGATTGATACTGCAGTCAAGACATCTAGATCTGGTTACTTACAACGTTGTTTGACTAAACAATTGGAAGGTGTCCATATCTCTTACGATAATTCCGTTAGAGATGGTGATGGTACTTTAATCCAATTCCTATATGGTGGTGATGCTGTTGATATCACAAAGGAATCTCACATGACGGAATTCAAATTCTGTGTCGATAACTACGACgctttgttgaagaagtacaaCCCATCTGCATTAGTTGATCATTTGGATGTTGAGTCTGCATTGAAATACTCCAAGAAGGCATTGAAgaacagaaagaagaacgcTAAATTACCTCATTACGCTCAAACACCTAAATATGACCCTGTTCTATCCAAGTTCAACCCAGCTAAATATCTAGGTGCTGTTTCAGAAAATTTCCAAGACAAATTAGAGAGCTTCATTAATAGCAATGATGAactcttcaagaaagacGCTAGCGTGAACGAAAAGAAATTCAGAGCTTTGATGCAATTGAAGTACATGCGTTCGTTGATTAACCCAGGTGAAGCAGTCGGTATCATTGCCTCTCAATCTATCGGTGAACCATCTACACAGATGACTTTGAACACTTTCCATTTCGCTGGTCACGGTGCTGCTAATGTGACATTAGGTATTCCTCGTATGAGAGAAATTATCATGACTGCCTCAGCTGCTATTAAGACACCTCAAATGACAATGCCTATCAGGGATGATGTTTCTGATGAATTGGCAGATACATTCTGTAAAAACATCACTAAGGTCATGTTATCTGAGGTCATCGACAAGGTCCAAGTTACGGAAACTATTGGTTCTcaagattcttcttctgcatcaTCTCGTTCTTATGTCATTAAtatcaacttctttgatgccgcagaatatttggaagaGTACGATGTCTCAAAGGAAGAACTACAATCTGTCATTTCTGGTAAGTTCATCAAGTCTTTGGAAGCTGCCATTGTTAAGGAAatcaagaagcaaaagaagacTTCATTGCCTGATATCGGAACTGCTCTACCTAAGTCACAAACGGCTTTGGCTGGTGATGAAAGAGTggttgatattgaagaagacaacGACGAAGAACAATCCCGTAAGAAATCAAAGGAATCTGTTTCCTACGACGAAcctgatgatgatgaattggaGACCATGAGACAAGCTGAACAGACTTCAGATGAGGAAATGAACTCCGATAGCGAAGCcgaatctgaatctgatTCCGAATCTGATTCCGATGAGGACttgaaaaaggaaagaaacgCCAAGGACATGACCAAAGAACAACGTGATCGTCAATCTGCTCTAATATCATCTACTAGATTCGTTACCAAATATAACTTTGATGACAAGCATGGTAGATGGTGTGAGTTCAAACTTGAATTGTCTGCTGACACggaaaagttgttgatggtgAATATTGTCGAAGATATCTGTAAGAAATCTATCATTAGACAAGTTCCACACATTGATCGTTGTGTTCACCCTGAACCTGAAAACGGTAAACGTGTTCTTGTTACTGAGGGTGTTAACTTCCAAGCTATGTGGGATCAAGATGACTTCATTGATGTCAATGGTATTAGATCTAACGATGTTGCCGCTGTTCTAAAGACATATGGTGTTGAAGCAGCTAGAAACACCATTGTGAACGAAATCAACAACGTTTTCTCTCGTTATGCTATTTCTGTTTCCTTCCGTCATTTGGACTTGATTGCTGATATGATGACTAGACAAGGTAACTATCTTGCCTTTAACAGACAAGGTATGGAATCCTCAACTTCTtcgttgatgaagatgtcTTACGAAACAACTTGTCAATTTTTGACCAAGGCTGTTCTTGACAACGAAcatgaagaattgaaatcACCTTCCGCAAAAATTGTCATGGGTAAATTGAATGGTGTGGGTACTGGTTCCTTCGATATTCTATCTAAGGTTCCAAATgtaaaatag